From a single Streptomyces sp. NBC_00377 genomic region:
- a CDS encoding exonuclease domain-containing protein produces the protein MTYWYEGPLAAFDTETTGVDVETDRIVSAALVVQDAPGARPRVSRWLVNPGVPVPAGATEVHGLTEDHLQRNGRWPAPVMFEIAELLAEQAAAGRPLVVMNAPFDLTLLDRELRRHRASALDNWLGAAPLRVLDPRVLDKHLDRYRKGRRTLTDLCAHYDVTLADAHDAAADALAALEVVRALARRFAARLERLSPADLHALQTAWHAAQARGLQAWFARSGTPETVDTSWPLRPELPAAA, from the coding sequence ATGACGTACTGGTACGAGGGGCCTCTGGCCGCCTTTGACACGGAGACGACGGGCGTCGACGTGGAGACCGACCGGATCGTGTCGGCCGCCCTCGTCGTCCAGGACGCGCCGGGTGCGCGGCCGCGGGTGAGCCGCTGGCTGGTGAACCCGGGCGTGCCGGTGCCGGCCGGGGCGACGGAGGTGCACGGGCTGACGGAGGATCATCTCCAGCGCAACGGCCGCTGGCCGGCCCCGGTCATGTTCGAGATAGCCGAGCTGCTCGCCGAGCAGGCCGCCGCGGGGCGCCCGCTGGTGGTGATGAACGCGCCGTTCGACCTGACGCTGCTCGACCGTGAGCTGCGCAGGCACCGGGCCTCGGCGCTGGACAACTGGCTGGGCGCGGCGCCACTGCGGGTGCTGGACCCTCGGGTCCTCGACAAGCATCTGGACCGCTATCGCAAGGGCCGGCGCACGCTCACCGACCTGTGCGCGCACTACGACGTGACGCTGGCCGACGCGCACGACGCGGCGGCGGACGCACTGGCCGCGCTGGAGGTCGTCCGGGCGCTGGCCCGGCGGTTCGCGGCCCGGCTGGAACGTCTCTCCCCCGCCGACCTGCACGCGCTACAGACGGCCTGGCATGCCGCGCAGGCGCGCGGGCTCCAGGCGTGGTTCGCGCGCAGCGGCACGCCGGAGACGGTGGACACCTCCTGGCCGCTGCGCCCGGAGCTCCCGGCGGCGGCGTAG
- a CDS encoding DUF4365 domain-containing protein, translating into MAIAQPERSGLLPEREGLHRGTLATTACMETLQVGYLHAVAAAAGCSLSQPFPDNGIDWHVSHSAPQHTVDDEVTIKVQLKATYQIRPDPPGRFFSFTLDNDHLRKLARTPVSVHKILVVMLVPRSQDQWLRAGHDRLDLRHCCYWVNLAGHPITGRTRTTVRIPTTRIFDDRALCEIMTRAGTGGRP; encoded by the coding sequence ATGGCGATAGCGCAGCCCGAGCGGAGCGGGCTGCTGCCCGAACGCGAGGGGCTTCACCGCGGCACGCTCGCCACCACCGCCTGCATGGAGACCCTCCAGGTCGGCTATCTGCACGCCGTCGCGGCGGCGGCGGGCTGCTCGCTGTCCCAGCCGTTCCCGGACAACGGCATCGACTGGCACGTCAGCCACAGCGCACCCCAGCACACGGTCGACGACGAGGTCACCATCAAGGTGCAGCTGAAGGCCACCTACCAGATCCGGCCCGACCCGCCGGGCCGCTTCTTCTCCTTCACGCTCGACAACGACCACCTGCGCAAGCTCGCCCGCACCCCGGTGTCGGTGCACAAGATCCTCGTCGTGATGCTCGTCCCGCGGTCCCAGGACCAGTGGCTGCGCGCCGGCCACGACCGCCTCGACCTGCGGCACTGCTGCTACTGGGTCAATCTCGCCGGCCACCCGATCACGGGCCGGACCCGGACCACCGTGCGGATACCGACCACACGCATCTTCGACGACCGGGCGCTGTGCGAGATCATGACGCGGGCCGGGACGGGAGGCAGACCATGA
- a CDS encoding potassium channel family protein encodes MDEDSRTLRWEQLAEVPLFLASLAFLAGYAIHVLAQNIDAVWRDLCFAVMLTAWVLFAVDFAVRWRLSGQRLRYVRTHWLDGLVVLLPLLRPLRIVKLSETVQRRRGEPRFTLHARVIAYAGLSTGLLGFSGALAVYDQERGAPGATMKTFGDALWWTCETLTTVGYGDVTPVTSAGRLIAVGMMACGLALLGAVTGSFSSWLIQVFSREDGTASIPGPQGSPGARNGEGPPQR; translated from the coding sequence ATGGACGAAGACAGCCGGACGCTCCGCTGGGAGCAGCTCGCCGAGGTCCCCCTCTTCCTGGCCTCCCTCGCCTTCCTCGCCGGGTACGCCATCCACGTCCTGGCCCAGAACATCGACGCCGTCTGGCGGGACCTCTGCTTCGCCGTGATGCTCACGGCGTGGGTGCTGTTCGCCGTGGACTTCGCCGTGCGCTGGCGGCTCAGCGGGCAGCGGCTGCGCTACGTACGGACCCACTGGCTGGACGGACTGGTCGTCCTGCTCCCCCTGCTGCGCCCGCTGCGGATCGTCAAGCTCTCCGAGACGGTGCAGCGCCGTCGCGGAGAGCCGCGGTTCACGCTGCACGCGCGCGTGATCGCCTACGCCGGGCTGTCCACGGGGCTGCTCGGCTTCTCCGGCGCGCTCGCCGTCTACGACCAGGAGCGCGGGGCGCCGGGCGCGACCATGAAGACGTTCGGCGACGCCCTCTGGTGGACCTGCGAGACGCTCACCACCGTCGGATACGGCGACGTCACCCCCGTCACCTCCGCGGGCCGGCTGATCGCGGTCGGCATGATGGCGTGCGGGCTTGCCCTGCTGGGCGCGGTCACCGGGTCGTTCTCGTCCTGGCTGATCCAGGTGTTCTCCCGTGAGGACGGGACCGCGAGCATCCCTGGCCCGCAGGGTTCCCCGGGCGCCCGCAACGGCGAGGGGCCCCCGCAGAGGTGA
- a CDS encoding SCO7613 C-terminal domain-containing membrane protein — MSPFVTRTTLRRMTHSPPPAQELWFLDNELRQLDARRAQLLARRAWLVTMLQQAARPAAPVWPNGPAPAGPSGRPETTAPGVQNVLLLLGGILLTIAAMVFTLVSWGHLGITGRSLVLGAVTLAVLGAPVALLNRGLRSTAESVAGLGLALTVLDAYALHEVVFTAADGTTYAAAVSTALAAVWAAYGTALAALSGAVTLRLPRPAALVVAQLPLVLWTIALGGGPHMVTCAVLLTAALDAVVALRVSEQPVRPVAMVCAFGAGGWGVLTAGLLSLGASGPSAAVRAAALLLLAAVIALGMARSAPRPELTTGMAATAALCAVAGLGGVLRVSVPADWAVPAYLACGIALSAAVRGPQAVRRGVALASGAVQAGAVLWALPAVGITLLGPASWLGHIWSGAPGDARAAVTTDVSWPSHAVTAPLVLAAVAVVLATAVRSEQWRPQALTAALTAAWGAALVTPAALQLPYLAALSVHGFTVAALVALVVVGRRTVLTARTAGALALLTSFGLAALSLATEPATLAVLASLTGVFAVAAWRGRQAPVYAAASLGHATALACAAGASAGWRPEYIALLVLVVPVVAALVAARLGDPVTTWTVEAAGTVAGLVAIGLAVTDPPLLALVLSLCAVIAAGTAVRPDRRHVGYAAVALFVLAMWVRLAAWEVVVPEAYTLPVTVPALLVGALRRRRDPAASSWTAYGPGLTVTLLPSLATAWGDVEWTRPLLLGAAALLLTLLGARHRLRAPLVLGGSVLALDALHELAPYLLQVTDALPRWVPPALAGLLLLALGATYEQRLRDVRRVREVLGRMN, encoded by the coding sequence ATGTCGCCGTTCGTGACGCGGACCACACTCCGACGCATGACGCATTCTCCGCCCCCGGCCCAGGAGCTTTGGTTCCTCGACAATGAGCTCCGGCAACTGGACGCCCGTCGCGCCCAGTTGCTGGCCCGCCGCGCCTGGTTGGTCACGATGCTCCAGCAGGCGGCGCGGCCGGCCGCGCCGGTGTGGCCGAACGGCCCGGCGCCGGCGGGACCGTCCGGCCGCCCCGAGACCACCGCCCCGGGTGTGCAGAACGTCCTCCTGCTGCTGGGCGGCATCCTGCTCACCATCGCGGCGATGGTGTTCACGCTGGTCAGCTGGGGTCACCTGGGGATCACCGGCCGTTCGCTGGTACTCGGCGCGGTCACGCTCGCGGTGCTCGGCGCGCCCGTGGCGCTGCTGAACAGGGGGCTGCGTTCGACGGCCGAGTCGGTCGCGGGTCTCGGCCTGGCGCTGACGGTGCTCGACGCGTACGCCCTGCACGAGGTGGTGTTCACGGCGGCGGACGGTACGACGTACGCGGCGGCCGTGTCGACGGCGCTCGCGGCGGTGTGGGCGGCGTACGGCACGGCGCTCGCCGCGCTGTCCGGCGCGGTCACGCTGCGACTGCCGCGCCCGGCCGCCCTGGTGGTCGCGCAACTCCCGCTGGTCCTCTGGACGATCGCCCTCGGCGGCGGGCCGCACATGGTCACCTGCGCGGTGCTGCTGACGGCGGCGCTCGACGCCGTGGTGGCGCTGCGGGTGTCCGAGCAGCCGGTGCGCCCGGTCGCCATGGTGTGCGCGTTCGGCGCCGGCGGCTGGGGTGTCCTGACGGCCGGTCTGCTCTCGCTGGGAGCGTCCGGTCCGAGCGCCGCCGTCCGTGCGGCGGCGCTCCTCCTCCTCGCGGCGGTGATCGCCCTGGGTATGGCCCGCTCCGCGCCCCGGCCGGAGCTCACGACGGGCATGGCGGCGACCGCCGCCCTGTGCGCGGTGGCCGGCCTGGGCGGCGTTCTCCGGGTGTCGGTTCCCGCCGACTGGGCGGTGCCGGCCTACCTGGCCTGCGGCATCGCGCTGTCGGCCGCCGTACGGGGCCCGCAAGCGGTGCGCCGGGGTGTCGCCCTGGCCTCCGGCGCCGTACAGGCGGGCGCGGTGCTGTGGGCGCTTCCGGCCGTGGGTATCACGCTGCTGGGACCGGCGTCGTGGCTCGGGCACATCTGGTCCGGGGCCCCGGGCGACGCCCGTGCCGCGGTGACGACCGACGTCTCCTGGCCGTCGCACGCCGTGACGGCGCCGCTGGTCCTCGCCGCGGTCGCCGTGGTCCTGGCGACGGCGGTGCGCAGCGAGCAGTGGCGTCCGCAGGCGCTGACCGCCGCGCTGACGGCGGCCTGGGGCGCCGCGCTCGTCACTCCCGCGGCGCTGCAACTCCCCTACCTCGCCGCACTGTCGGTCCACGGGTTCACGGTGGCGGCCCTCGTGGCCCTGGTCGTCGTGGGCCGTCGCACGGTACTGACGGCGCGGACGGCCGGCGCACTCGCTCTGCTCACCTCCTTCGGCCTCGCCGCCCTCTCCCTGGCCACCGAGCCGGCGACCCTCGCCGTCCTCGCCTCACTGACCGGGGTGTTCGCGGTGGCCGCGTGGCGCGGTCGGCAGGCGCCGGTGTACGCGGCCGCCTCCCTCGGCCACGCCACGGCCCTGGCCTGCGCCGCGGGCGCGTCCGCCGGGTGGCGGCCGGAGTACATCGCGTTGCTGGTGCTCGTCGTCCCGGTGGTCGCCGCCCTGGTCGCGGCACGGCTCGGCGACCCGGTGACGACGTGGACGGTCGAGGCGGCGGGGACCGTCGCCGGGCTCGTCGCCATCGGCCTGGCGGTGACCGACCCGCCGCTGCTGGCCCTGGTGCTGTCCCTGTGCGCGGTGATCGCGGCGGGCACGGCCGTGCGCCCGGACCGCCGTCACGTCGGCTACGCGGCCGTCGCCCTCTTCGTGCTGGCCATGTGGGTCCGGCTGGCGGCCTGGGAGGTGGTGGTCCCGGAGGCGTACACGCTGCCGGTCACGGTCCCGGCGCTGCTCGTCGGAGCGCTGCGCCGCCGCCGCGACCCGGCGGCCTCCTCCTGGACGGCGTACGGCCCCGGTCTCACCGTCACGCTGCTGCCGAGCCTCGCCACGGCATGGGGGGACGTCGAGTGGACCCGCCCGCTGTTGCTGGGGGCGGCCGCGTTGCTGCTCACGCTGCTGGGCGCCCGGCACCGGCTCAGGGCGCCGCTCGTGCTGGGCGGCTCGGTGCTCGCCCTGGACGCGCTGCACGAGCTCGCCCCCTACCTGCTCCAGGTGACCGACGCCCTGCCCCGCTGGGTGCCTCCCGCCCTCGCCGGGCTGCTGCTGCTCGCCCTCGGTGCCACGTACGAGCAGCGTCTGCGCGACGTCCGGCGGGTGCGGGAGGTCCTGGGAAGGATGAACTAG
- the thrS gene encoding threonine--tRNA ligase — translation MSDVRVIIQRDSEREERTVTTGTTAADLFAGERSVIAARVAGELRDLSYVLADGEEVEGVEISSEDGLNILRHSTAHVMAQAVQELFPEAKLGIGPPVKDGFYYDFDVEKPFTPEDLKAVEKKMQEIQKRGQKFARRVVTDEAAREELADEPYKLELIGIKGSASTDDGADVEVGAGELTIYDNLDARTGDLCWKDLCRGPHLPTTRNIPAFKLMRNAAAYWRGSEKNPMLQRIYGTAWPSKDELKAHLDFLAEAEKRDHRKLGSELDLFSIPEQIGSGLAVFHPKGGIIRRVMEDYSRRRHEEEGYEFVYTPHATKGKLFETSGHLDWYADGMYPPMQLDEGVDYYLKPMNCPMHNLIFDARGRSYRELPLRLFEFGTVYRYEKSGVVHGLTRARGFTQDDAHIYCTREQMADELDKTLTFVLGLLRDYGLDDFYLELSTKDPEKFVGSDEVWEEATETLRQVAEKQGLPLVPDPGGAAFYGPKISVQTKDAIGRTWQMSTIQLDFNLPERFDLEYTGPDGAKQRPVMIHRALFGSIERFFAVLLEHYAGAFPAWLAPVQALGIPIGDAHVEYLEKFAAAAKKKGLRVEVDSSSDRMQKKIRNAQKQKVPFMVIAGDEDMAGGSVSFRYRDGSQENGIPLDEAIAKIAKVVEERTQV, via the coding sequence GTGTCAGACGTCCGTGTGATCATCCAACGCGATTCCGAGCGGGAAGAGCGCACGGTGACGACGGGCACCACGGCCGCCGACCTCTTCGCGGGCGAGCGCTCCGTCATCGCCGCGCGCGTGGCCGGCGAGCTGAGGGACCTGTCGTACGTGCTCGCGGACGGCGAAGAGGTCGAGGGCGTCGAGATCTCCTCCGAGGACGGTCTGAACATCCTGCGCCACTCCACCGCGCACGTGATGGCCCAGGCCGTGCAGGAGCTCTTCCCCGAGGCCAAGCTGGGCATCGGCCCCCCGGTCAAGGACGGCTTCTACTACGACTTCGACGTCGAGAAGCCGTTCACGCCCGAGGACCTCAAGGCCGTCGAGAAGAAGATGCAGGAGATCCAGAAGCGGGGGCAGAAGTTCGCCCGCCGGGTGGTCACCGACGAGGCCGCCCGCGAGGAGCTCGCCGACGAGCCGTACAAGCTGGAGCTCATCGGCATCAAGGGCTCGGCCTCCACCGACGACGGCGCGGACGTCGAGGTCGGCGCCGGCGAGCTGACGATCTACGACAACCTGGACGCCAGGACCGGTGACCTCTGCTGGAAGGACCTCTGCCGCGGTCCCCACCTGCCCACCACCCGCAACATCCCGGCGTTCAAGCTGATGCGCAACGCGGCCGCCTACTGGCGCGGCAGCGAGAAGAACCCCATGCTCCAGCGCATCTACGGCACCGCCTGGCCCTCCAAGGACGAGCTGAAGGCCCACCTCGACTTCCTCGCGGAGGCCGAGAAGCGCGACCACCGCAAGCTGGGCAGCGAGCTGGACCTCTTCTCCATCCCCGAGCAGATCGGTTCCGGCCTCGCCGTCTTCCACCCCAAGGGCGGGATCATCCGCCGGGTCATGGAGGACTACTCGCGCCGCCGCCACGAGGAGGAGGGCTACGAGTTCGTCTACACCCCGCACGCGACGAAGGGGAAGCTCTTCGAGACCTCGGGCCACCTGGACTGGTACGCCGACGGCATGTACCCGCCCATGCAGCTCGACGAGGGCGTGGACTACTACCTCAAGCCCATGAACTGCCCGATGCACAACCTGATCTTCGACGCGCGCGGTCGCTCCTACCGCGAACTGCCGCTGCGCCTCTTCGAGTTCGGGACCGTGTACCGGTACGAGAAGTCGGGCGTCGTGCACGGCCTGACCCGCGCGCGCGGCTTCACCCAGGACGACGCGCACATCTACTGCACCCGCGAGCAGATGGCCGACGAGCTCGACAAGACGCTCACCTTCGTCCTCGGCCTGCTGCGCGACTACGGCCTGGACGACTTCTACCTGGAACTGTCCACCAAGGACCCGGAGAAGTTCGTCGGCTCGGACGAGGTGTGGGAGGAGGCGACCGAGACGCTCCGCCAGGTCGCCGAGAAGCAGGGCCTCCCGCTCGTTCCCGACCCGGGCGGCGCCGCCTTCTACGGCCCGAAGATCTCCGTCCAGACGAAGGACGCCATCGGCCGGACCTGGCAGATGTCGACCATCCAGCTCGACTTCAACCTGCCGGAGCGCTTCGACCTGGAGTACACCGGCCCGGACGGCGCCAAGCAGCGTCCGGTGATGATCCACCGTGCCCTCTTCGGCTCGATCGAGCGGTTCTTCGCGGTGCTCCTCGAGCACTACGCGGGCGCCTTCCCGGCGTGGCTGGCCCCGGTCCAGGCGCTCGGCATCCCCATCGGCGACGCGCACGTGGAGTACCTGGAGAAGTTCGCCGCGGCCGCGAAGAAGAAGGGGCTGCGGGTGGAGGTGGACTCCTCCTCCGACCGGATGCAGAAGAAGATCCGCAACGCCCAGAAGCAGAAGGTGCCCTTCATGGTCATCGCGGGCGACGAGGACATGGCGGGCGGCTCGGTCTCCTTCCGTTACCGCGACGGCTCCCAGGAGAACGGCATCCCGCTCGACGAGGCCATCGCGAAGATCGCGAAGGTCGTCGAGGAGCGGACGCAGGTCTGA
- a CDS encoding exo-rhamnogalacturonan lyase family protein, giving the protein MSPIPRRSLLKAAAVAGAAAQFSWALGAKDAEAAPRAAAADADPVTLDWLEEGGLGAAPGSTLGVPWPMGTYQQDQTFALTDAAGKDVPVQSWPLAYWPDGSLKWTAHAVGSGSGKLTLAAGTPAAPAKKVTVDKRGGTIDVSTGVITAKIGTSGATLIKSVTRGSTEIARNGRLVLIRQPEIEDEDQGTVKTERFEGAIGGVTVEQTGPIRAVVRIDGKHRKGSRSWLPFSIRLYFYAGADSFRMVHTITYDGKQEPGKASGDFIRGLGVRFTVPMRDESYDRHIRIGGEGTGLLREAVKGITGLRRDPGAAVQAAQYAGQKLPDPATWDQRVTTRLQYIPEWGDYTLSQLSADGFTLRKRTKKGHGWIGAGGGKRASGFGYVGGASGGFSFGLRDFWEKHPAQLDIRDAHTDEAEVTLWLWSPEAQPMDLRFYHDGMGQDTFPEQLEGLNITYEDHEPGFGTPYGIARTSELLFWANESTPAPEKLAEQVEAVRVLPQLAAPPKQLIKAKVFGPGLYSEPDRSTPAKAKIEDHLDFLFTYYKGQVEQRRWYGFWDYGDIMHTYDTVRHQWRYDIGGYAWDNSELSPDLWLWFAYLRSGRADIFRFAEAMTRHTGEVDVYHLGQWAGLGTRHGVQHYADSAKQQRIANTTYRRYYYFLTGDERVGDLMHANVDSDETFLALDPLRKIRTEPYTPDRHALSIGFGTDWSGLVSAWLTEWERKGPKWEKAKARVLSTMETIGAQPNGFVQGSGLYDLDTGRFAVATAPVVGVSHLSAVFGLNELCAELIHLVDVPKFKEAYLDYCRYFNATKAEQAARYGSNFGSLLLFQGHSRLDAYAAVQTGDAALAKRAWTKFYSSDGYTESSPWKTEPVSGPAALVAGSEAAWVATNDTALYGLAAIENLALLGDKMP; this is encoded by the coding sequence ATGTCCCCCATTCCCCGCAGGTCCCTCCTCAAGGCGGCGGCCGTCGCCGGCGCCGCCGCACAGTTCAGCTGGGCGCTGGGCGCGAAGGACGCCGAGGCCGCACCGAGAGCCGCGGCGGCGGACGCGGATCCGGTGACCCTGGACTGGCTGGAGGAGGGCGGCCTCGGCGCCGCCCCCGGCTCCACACTCGGCGTGCCCTGGCCCATGGGCACGTATCAGCAGGACCAGACCTTCGCGCTGACGGACGCCGCCGGCAAGGACGTCCCCGTGCAGTCCTGGCCCCTCGCGTACTGGCCGGACGGCTCGCTGAAGTGGACGGCCCACGCGGTCGGTTCGGGCTCCGGCAAGCTCACCCTCGCCGCCGGTACCCCCGCCGCACCCGCCAAGAAGGTCACCGTCGACAAGCGCGGCGGCACCATCGACGTCTCGACGGGTGTCATCACGGCGAAGATCGGCACGTCCGGGGCGACCCTCATCAAGTCCGTCACCCGCGGCTCCACCGAGATCGCCCGGAACGGCCGGCTGGTGCTGATCCGGCAGCCCGAGATCGAGGACGAGGACCAGGGCACCGTCAAGACCGAGCGCTTCGAGGGCGCCATCGGCGGCGTCACCGTCGAGCAGACCGGCCCGATCCGCGCGGTCGTCCGCATCGACGGCAAACACCGCAAGGGCAGCCGCAGTTGGCTCCCGTTCTCCATCCGCCTGTACTTCTACGCGGGCGCCGACTCCTTCCGCATGGTGCACACGATCACCTACGACGGGAAGCAGGAGCCCGGCAAGGCGAGCGGCGACTTCATCCGGGGGCTGGGCGTCCGCTTCACCGTCCCGATGCGCGACGAGTCCTACGACCGTCACATCCGCATCGGCGGTGAGGGCACCGGTCTGCTGCGCGAGGCGGTCAAGGGCATCACCGGGCTGCGCCGTGACCCCGGGGCGGCGGTGCAGGCGGCCCAGTACGCGGGCCAGAAGCTCCCCGACCCCGCCACCTGGGACCAGCGGGTCACCACCCGGCTCCAGTACATCCCCGAGTGGGGCGACTACACCCTCTCGCAGCTCTCCGCCGACGGCTTCACGCTCCGCAAGCGCACCAAGAAGGGCCACGGCTGGATCGGCGCCGGCGGCGGGAAACGCGCCTCCGGCTTCGGATACGTCGGAGGGGCGAGCGGCGGATTCTCCTTCGGCCTCAGGGACTTCTGGGAGAAGCACCCCGCCCAGCTCGACATCCGCGACGCGCACACCGACGAGGCCGAGGTCACCCTCTGGCTCTGGTCGCCCGAGGCGCAGCCCATGGACCTGCGCTTCTACCACGACGGCATGGGCCAGGACACCTTCCCCGAACAGCTCGAGGGCCTCAACATCACCTACGAGGACCACGAGCCCGGCTTCGGCACCCCCTACGGCATCGCCCGCACCTCCGAACTCCTCTTCTGGGCCAACGAGTCCACGCCCGCCCCGGAGAAGCTCGCCGAACAGGTCGAGGCCGTACGGGTGCTGCCCCAGCTCGCCGCCCCGCCCAAGCAGCTCATCAAGGCCAAGGTGTTCGGTCCGGGCCTGTACTCCGAGCCGGACCGGTCCACTCCCGCCAAGGCGAAGATCGAGGACCACCTCGACTTCCTCTTCACCTACTACAAGGGCCAGGTGGAGCAGCGCCGCTGGTACGGCTTCTGGGACTACGGCGACATCATGCACACCTACGACACCGTCCGGCACCAGTGGCGGTACGACATCGGCGGCTACGCCTGGGACAACTCGGAGCTGTCGCCGGACCTCTGGCTCTGGTTCGCCTACTTGCGCAGCGGCCGCGCGGACATCTTCCGCTTCGCCGAGGCGATGACCCGGCACACCGGCGAGGTCGACGTCTACCACCTCGGCCAGTGGGCCGGGCTCGGCACCCGGCACGGGGTGCAGCACTACGCGGACAGTGCCAAGCAGCAGCGGATCGCCAACACCACCTACCGCCGCTACTACTACTTCCTCACGGGCGACGAACGCGTCGGCGACCTCATGCACGCCAACGTCGACTCCGACGAGACGTTCCTCGCCCTGGACCCGCTGCGCAAGATCCGTACCGAGCCGTACACGCCCGACCGGCACGCCCTGTCCATCGGCTTCGGCACCGACTGGAGCGGCCTGGTGTCGGCGTGGTTGACCGAGTGGGAGCGCAAGGGTCCCAAGTGGGAGAAGGCCAAGGCCCGCGTCCTGTCCACCATGGAGACGATCGGCGCCCAGCCCAACGGCTTCGTCCAGGGCAGTGGCCTGTACGACCTCGACACCGGCCGGTTCGCGGTGGCCACGGCGCCGGTCGTCGGCGTTTCGCACCTGTCCGCGGTGTTCGGCCTCAACGAACTGTGCGCCGAGCTGATCCACCTGGTCGACGTACCGAAGTTCAAGGAGGCGTACCTCGACTACTGCCGCTACTTCAACGCCACCAAGGCGGAGCAGGCGGCGCGCTACGGCAGCAACTTCGGCTCACTGCTGCTCTTCCAGGGCCACTCGCGGCTCGACGCGTACGCAGCCGTCCAGACCGGCGACGCCGCGCTCGCCAAGCGGGCGTGGACGAAGTTCTACAGCTCCGACGGCTACACGGAGTCCTCGCCGTGGAAGACGGAGCCGGTGAGCGGCCCCGCCGCCCTGGTCGCGGGCAGCGAGGCCGCCTGGGTGGCCACCAACGACACCGCCCTGTACGGCCTCGCCGCCATCGAGAACCTGGCGCTGCTCGGCGACAAGATGCCGTGA
- a CDS encoding SRPBCC family protein, producing the protein MDWTRYRFRSLWALPAPPARVYEALERVEEYPRWWRQVREVKRIDDATGVIRIRSLLPYDMTFTAREERRDPAAGILESSFSGDIDGWARWTITARGSGTLARYDQVVRVGKPLLRVFAVPGRPVFRLNHRLMMRAGRHGLTAYLEAV; encoded by the coding sequence ATGGACTGGACCCGTTACCGCTTCCGCAGCCTGTGGGCCCTGCCCGCCCCGCCCGCCCGTGTGTACGAGGCGCTGGAGCGGGTCGAGGAGTATCCCCGCTGGTGGCGCCAGGTGCGTGAGGTGAAGCGGATCGACGACGCGACCGGCGTCATCCGCATCCGCTCCCTCCTTCCGTACGACATGACCTTCACCGCGCGAGAGGAACGGCGCGACCCGGCGGCCGGGATCCTGGAGAGCTCCTTCTCGGGCGACATCGACGGCTGGGCGCGCTGGACGATCACGGCCCGGGGCTCCGGCACCCTCGCCCGCTACGACCAGGTGGTCCGGGTCGGCAAGCCGCTGCTCAGGGTGTTCGCCGTCCCCGGGCGGCCGGTGTTCCGCCTCAACCACCGGCTGATGATGCGTGCCGGCCGCCACGGCCTGACCGCGTACCTGGAAGCGGTTTGA
- a CDS encoding carbohydrate ABC transporter permease, translating into MSAQATDVTPARSTKGSLRRRLPGSLAWHLGSLAVLAVILYPVIWVIGGSFKKSEDIVGSLDLLPGDPILANYKGLADGIADIPISTFFVNSLLLAVGSVVGIVVSCSLTAYAFAKIRFAGRNLLFTLMIGTLLLPYHVLLIPQYVLFRNLNMINTYAPLLLGKYLATEAFFVFLMVQFMRNLPRELDEAARLDGCGHLRIYWSIVLPLCRPALITSAIFTFINSWNDFMGPLIYLNEPDKYTVSLGLKMFVDQEGLANYGGMIAMSLVALLPVLAFFVAFQRYLIDGMATSGLKG; encoded by the coding sequence ATGAGCGCGCAGGCCACCGACGTCACGCCGGCGCGATCCACGAAGGGCAGCCTCCGTCGCAGACTGCCCGGATCACTCGCCTGGCACCTGGGGTCGCTCGCGGTCCTCGCGGTGATCCTCTACCCGGTGATCTGGGTCATCGGCGGCTCCTTCAAGAAGAGCGAGGACATCGTCGGGAGTCTGGACCTCCTGCCGGGCGACCCGATCCTCGCGAACTACAAGGGGCTGGCCGACGGCATCGCGGACATTCCGATCTCTACGTTCTTCGTCAACTCGCTGCTGCTCGCGGTCGGTTCCGTCGTCGGCATCGTGGTGTCCTGCTCGCTGACCGCGTACGCCTTCGCGAAGATCAGGTTCGCGGGCCGCAATCTGCTGTTCACGCTGATGATCGGCACCCTGCTGCTGCCGTACCACGTGCTGCTGATCCCGCAGTACGTGCTGTTCCGCAACCTGAACATGATCAACACGTACGCCCCGCTCCTGCTGGGGAAGTACCTGGCCACGGAGGCGTTCTTCGTCTTCCTGATGGTGCAGTTCATGCGCAATCTGCCCAGGGAACTCGACGAGGCGGCCCGCCTCGACGGCTGCGGGCATCTGCGCATCTACTGGTCGATCGTGCTCCCGCTGTGCCGGCCGGCCCTGATCACCAGCGCGATCTTCACCTTCATCAACTCCTGGAACGACTTCATGGGCCCGCTGATCTACCTCAACGAGCCCGACAAGTACACGGTCTCCCTCGGGCTGAAGATGTTCGTGGACCAGGAGGGCCTGGCCAACTACGGCGGCATGATCGCGATGTCGCTGGTCGCGCTCCTGCCGGTGCTCGCTTTCTTCGTCGCCTTCCAGCGCTATCTGATCGACGGCATGGCGACGTCCGGACTGAAGGGCTGA